Proteins from a genomic interval of Candidatus Annandia pinicola:
- the mnmG gene encoding tRNA uridine-5-carboxymethylaminomethyl(34) synthesis enzyme MnmG: protein MNNLNKFDVIIIGAGHAGTEAAIASNNMKRKTLLITQNIHTIGQMSCNPSIGGIGKSHLVKEIDSLGGLMAKAIDYSGIQFKILNYSKGPAVRSTRAQADRNLYKKIIFNTLKKKKYITILESEVTKLIIKKYNIISGIETKNYLKFYSNSIILTVGTFLSGKIHIGFNKYNGGRENELPSNLLSKNLNYLPFRVSRLKTGTPPRIDKNTINFKILKKQYSDIPIPKFSFMGKLYKNLPQMPCYITNTNKNTHEIIQNSLINSPLYNGLIKGLGPRYCPSIEDKIIRFPNRDKHQIFLEPEGLFSNEIYPNGISTSLPINIQKKFINSINGLESAKITRPGYAIEYNFFDPRDLLLTLESKHIKGLFLAGQINGTTGYEEAAAQGLLAGINASLLNMNKEPWYPKKYYSYIGVLIDDLCNLGTKEPYRMFTSRAESRLYLREDNSDLRLTEIGYKLGLISKIHWKLFNQKKNYIYKINNYINNNFVFFKNINIKNRIYKKKYYIKELLKRPNFNYKKIIKYTNFYLKFFNSEILDQIEIQIKYNGYIKLKDIKIINKKNNNKYTILPKNVKYNKIKGLSVELIKKLKKYNPKLIEQIKTISGITPSAVKAILIYLKKKYKI from the coding sequence TGGTCAAATGTCATGCAATCCATCTATTGGAGGAATAGGAAAAAGTCATTTAGTAAAAGAAATAGATTCTCTTGGAGGTTTAATGGCAAAAGCAATAGATTATTCAGGAATTCAATTTAAAATTTTAAATTATAGTAAAGGACCTGCAGTAAGATCGACAAGAGCTCAGGCAGATAGAAACTTATATAAAAAAATTATATTTAATACATTAAAAAAAAAAAAATATATTACTATTTTAGAATCAGAAGTAACTAAATTAATAATAAAAAAATATAATATTATATCTGGAATAGAAACTAAAAATTATTTAAAATTTTATTCAAATAGTATTATATTAACTGTTGGAACATTTTTAAGTGGTAAAATTCACATAGGTTTTAATAAATATAATGGTGGTAGAGAAAATGAATTACCTTCTAATTTATTATCTAAAAATTTAAATTATTTACCTTTTAGAGTTAGTAGATTAAAAACTGGAACACCTCCAAGAATTGATAAAAATACAATAAATTTTAAAATATTAAAAAAACAATATAGTGATATTCCTATACCTAAATTTTCATTTATGGGAAAATTATATAAAAATTTACCTCAAATGCCTTGTTATATAACTAACACTAATAAAAATACTCATGAAATTATACAAAATTCTTTAATTAATAGTCCTTTATATAATGGTTTAATTAAGGGATTAGGTCCTAGATATTGTCCTTCTATTGAAGATAAAATAATTCGTTTTCCCAATCGTGATAAACATCAAATATTTTTAGAACCAGAAGGTTTATTTAGCAATGAAATATATCCTAATGGTATATCTACTAGTTTACCAATTAATATTCAAAAAAAATTTATAAATTCAATTAATGGTTTAGAATCAGCTAAAATTACTAGACCTGGTTATGCAATAGAATACAATTTTTTTGATCCTAGAGATTTATTACTTACTTTAGAAAGTAAACACATAAAAGGTTTATTTTTAGCTGGTCAAATAAATGGTACTACTGGATATGAAGAAGCAGCAGCTCAAGGTTTATTAGCAGGTATAAATGCATCATTATTAAATATGAACAAAGAACCATGGTATCCTAAAAAATATTATTCTTATATAGGAGTATTAATAGATGATTTATGTAATTTAGGAACTAAAGAACCTTATAGAATGTTTACATCTAGAGCTGAAAGTAGATTATATTTAAGAGAAGATAATTCTGATTTAAGACTTACAGAAATTGGATATAAATTAGGATTAATATCAAAAATTCATTGGAAATTATTTAATCAAAAAAAAAATTATATTTATAAAATAAATAATTATATTAATAATAATTTTGTTTTTTTTAAAAATATTAATATTAAAAATAGAATTTATAAAAAAAAATATTATATAAAAGAATTATTAAAAAGACCAAATTTTAATTATAAAAAAATTATTAAATATACTAATTTTTATTTAAAATTTTTTAATTCAGAAATATTAGATCAAATAGAAATACAAATTAAATATAATGGTTATATAAAACTTAAAGATATTAAAATAATTAATAAAAAAAATAATAATAAATATACTATATTACCTAAAAATGTAAAATATAATAAAATAAAAGGATTATCAGTAGAATTAATTAAAAAATTAAAAAAATATAATCCTAAATTAATAGAACAAATTAAAACTATTTCTGGTATTACTCCATCAGCAGTTAAAGCTATTTTGATATATTTAAAAAAAAAATATAAAATTTAA
- the atpB gene encoding F0F1 ATP synthase subunit A produces the protein MKENKNINNYIEHHLNHLQLDLHNLKLVNYNDNIKQSFFLLNIDSILLSFIIGSIIFTTFYYIAYNINNKIPNKLQSLIEIIVDFINSNVNNIFLIKNKIIAPLSFTIFTWIFFMNLMDLIPIDWIPSLLYKISGYNTFHIVPSSDINICISMALNVFFLIIFYNIKNKGVIKFIKELSFCPFNHYIFIPINLILEIINLLSKPISLSLRLFGNMYSSELIFILISSLLPWWIQWLLNVPWSILHLIIIPLQAFIFMILTIVYLSMC, from the coding sequence ATGAAAGAAAATAAAAACATTAATAATTATATAGAACATCATTTAAATCACTTACAATTAGATTTACATAATTTAAAATTAGTAAATTATAATGATAATATAAAACAAAGTTTTTTTTTATTAAATATTGATTCAATATTATTATCATTTATAATAGGTAGTATAATTTTTACTACTTTTTATTATATTGCTTATAATATAAATAATAAAATTCCAAACAAATTACAATCATTAATAGAAATTATAGTTGATTTTATAAATAGTAATGTTAATAATATATTTTTAATTAAAAATAAAATTATAGCACCTTTATCTTTTACAATTTTTACGTGGATTTTTTTTATGAATTTAATGGATTTAATTCCTATTGATTGGATACCTTCATTATTATATAAAATATCAGGATATAATACATTTCATATAGTTCCATCATCTGATATAAATATTTGTATTTCTATGGCATTAAATGTATTTTTTTTAATTATATTTTATAATATAAAAAATAAAGGTGTAATTAAATTTATCAAAGAATTATCTTTTTGCCCTTTTAATCATTATATTTTTATACCTATTAATTTAATATTAGAAATAATTAATTTATTATCTAAACCTATTTCTTTAAGTTTAAGATTATTTGGTAATATGTATTCAAGTGAACTAATATTTATATTAATATCAAGTTTGTTACCATGGTGGATTCAATGGTTATTAAATGTTCCATGGTCTATTTTACATTTAATAATTATACCATTACAAGCTTTTATTTTTATGATTTTAACAATAGTATATTTATCTATGTGCTAA
- the atpE gene encoding F0F1 ATP synthase subunit C — translation MNNTNVLYLASAIMLGLSSIGASIGISILGGKFLEGAARQPDLIPTLRNQFFIIMGLVDAIPMISVGLGLYIMFAVNK, via the coding sequence ATGAATAATACAAATGTATTATATTTAGCGTCTGCTATAATGTTAGGTTTATCTTCTATAGGAGCATCAATAGGTATAAGTATTTTGGGTGGTAAATTTTTAGAAGGGGCAGCTAGACAACCTGATCTTATACCAACTTTAAGAAATCAGTTTTTTATTATTATGGGATTAGTAGATGCAATACCAATGATTTCTGTAGGTTTGGGCTTATATATAATGTTTGCTGTAAACAAATAA
- the atpF gene encoding F0F1 ATP synthase subunit B — MDINSTILGQTISFIIFVLFCMKYIWPPIINKINNHQKKIINELKKIELSKKNFKIIKNKMLQKIKKTKKISDLIIKNANKKSKKIIKISKKKSMEEHNKIIKNALIKIKLEIKIAKEKLKKDFSNLVIIGIKKITEKYYYKNNHEDLLNDIIKKL; from the coding sequence ATGGATATAAATAGCACAATTTTAGGACAAACTATATCTTTTATAATATTTGTACTATTTTGTATGAAATATATATGGCCTCCTATAATAAATAAAATTAATAATCATCAAAAAAAAATAATTAATGAATTAAAAAAAATAGAATTATCTAAAAAAAATTTTAAAATAATAAAAAATAAAATGTTACAAAAAATTAAAAAAACAAAAAAAATATCTGATTTAATAATAAAAAATGCTAATAAAAAAAGTAAAAAAATAATAAAAATATCTAAAAAAAAATCTATGGAAGAACATAATAAAATAATTAAAAATGCTTTAATTAAAATAAAATTAGAAATAAAAATTGCAAAAGAAAAATTGAAAAAAGATTTTTCTAACTTAGTAATTATAGGAATAAAAAAAATAACAGAAAAATACTATTACAAAAATAATCATGAAGATTTGTTAAATGATATAATAAAAAAACTATAA
- the atpH gene encoding ATP synthase F1 subunit delta, with protein MNIKIIKIIRIYTKAIFEFSVENNKINYWYYMLHITSKVICNIYKNIKSLNYINLKKIYKIIEKTFIKNKLNFFYINFIKILIKNERLTLIPKIFKEFKKLRYKYYKINKIKLITINKDYKNKIKLIKNKIKIKYYNKVIFKYNLKNNMIAGIIIVINNKILDYSILNKINCIEKCLKF; from the coding sequence ATGAATATAAAAATAATTAAAATAATTAGAATTTATACAAAAGCTATTTTTGAATTTTCTGTAGAAAATAATAAAATTAATTATTGGTATTATATGTTACATATAACTTCTAAAGTTATATGTAATATTTATAAAAATATAAAATCGTTAAATTATATAAATTTAAAAAAAATATATAAAATAATAGAAAAAACTTTTATTAAAAATAAATTAAATTTTTTTTATATAAATTTTATAAAAATTTTAATAAAAAATGAAAGATTAACATTGATTCCAAAAATATTTAAAGAATTTAAGAAATTAAGATATAAATATTATAAAATTAATAAAATAAAATTAATAACTATAAATAAAGATTATAAAAATAAAATAAAATTAATTAAAAATAAAATTAAAATTAAATATTATAATAAGGTAATATTTAAATATAATTTAAAAAATAATATGATAGCTGGAATTATTATTGTTATTAACAATAAAATTTTAGATTATAGTATTTTAAATAAAATAAATTGTATAGAAAAATGTTTAAAATTTTAA
- the atpA gene encoding F0F1 ATP synthase subunit alpha gives MQFNSNEISELIKKKISELKINEEKKNEGTIIAVNDGIIWINGIKDVMQGEMIELSNNLYAIALNLEQDFVGAIVMGKYINLKEGMKVKCTGKILEIPVGEQLLGRVVNTLGKEIDGKGIINSKNFSSIEKIAPGVIDREPINTPLQTGYKIIDSMIPIGRGQRELIIGDRQTGKTTLAIDTIINQYNKKVKCIYVAIGQKASTVHNLVSKLEKYGALSYTVVVVASASESASMQYLAPYAGCTIGEFFRDNGEDALIVYDDLSKQAIAYRQISLLLKRPPGREAFPGDIFYLHARLLERSARVNSNYIERITKGKIKNKTGSLTSLPIIETQSGDVSAFVPTNVISITDGQIFLETNLFNSGIRPAINPGISVSRVGSAAQTKLIKHLSSGIKNSLAQYNELAAFSQFTSDLDDKTRKKLENGQKITELLKQLPHKPMSVVKQAIILFIIDSGFIDEIKLNKINEFESNLLDYIKYNKNKINKFKEDPNKFISELKNIIKEYKKTNMVK, from the coding sequence ATGCAATTTAATTCTAATGAAATTAGTGAATTAATTAAAAAAAAAATATCTGAATTAAAAATTAATGAAGAAAAAAAAAACGAAGGAACTATTATAGCTGTTAATGATGGTATTATTTGGATTAATGGAATAAAAGATGTAATGCAAGGAGAAATGATAGAATTATCTAATAATTTATATGCTATTGCATTAAATTTGGAACAAGATTTTGTAGGTGCTATTGTAATGGGTAAATATATTAATTTAAAAGAAGGTATGAAAGTAAAATGTACTGGTAAAATTTTAGAAATACCAGTTGGAGAACAATTATTAGGTAGAGTAGTTAATACTTTAGGTAAAGAGATTGATGGAAAAGGAATTATAAATAGTAAAAATTTTTCATCAATTGAAAAAATAGCTCCAGGTGTTATTGATAGAGAACCAATTAATACACCATTACAAACTGGTTATAAAATAATCGATTCTATGATACCTATTGGTAGAGGACAAAGGGAACTTATAATAGGAGATAGACAAACTGGAAAAACTACTTTAGCTATTGATACAATAATAAATCAATATAATAAAAAAGTTAAATGTATATATGTTGCTATTGGGCAAAAAGCTTCTACTGTACATAATTTAGTTTCTAAATTAGAAAAATATGGTGCTTTATCTTATACAGTAGTAGTAGTTGCTAGTGCATCAGAATCTGCTTCTATGCAATATTTAGCTCCATATGCAGGTTGTACTATAGGAGAATTTTTTAGAGATAATGGTGAAGATGCTTTAATAGTATATGATGATTTATCTAAACAAGCTATTGCTTATCGTCAAATATCTTTATTATTAAAAAGACCACCTGGTAGAGAAGCTTTTCCAGGAGATATATTTTATTTACATGCACGTTTATTAGAAAGATCTGCTCGTGTAAATTCTAATTATATAGAACGTATTACAAAAGGTAAAATAAAAAATAAAACTGGTTCTTTAACATCATTACCAATAATAGAAACCCAGTCTGGAGATGTTTCCGCTTTTGTACCAACTAATGTTATATCAATTACAGATGGACAAATATTTTTAGAAACAAATTTATTTAATTCTGGAATTCGTCCTGCTATTAATCCTGGAATATCAGTCTCTCGTGTAGGTAGCGCAGCTCAAACAAAATTAATAAAACATTTATCTAGTGGTATTAAAAATTCTTTAGCTCAATATAATGAATTAGCTGCTTTTTCACAATTTACATCTGATTTAGATGACAAAACTCGTAAAAAATTAGAAAATGGACAAAAAATAACAGAACTATTAAAACAATTACCTCATAAACCTATGTCTGTTGTAAAACAAGCTATTATATTATTTATAATTGATTCTGGATTTATAGATGAAATTAAATTAAACAAAATAAATGAATTTGAATCTAATTTACTAGATTACATAAAATATAATAAAAATAAAATAAATAAATTTAAAGAAGATCCTAATAAATTTATATCTGAATTAAAAAATATTATAAAAGAATATAAGAAGACAAATATGGTAAAATAA
- the atpG gene encoding ATP synthase F1 subunit gamma yields the protein MSNIKNIRNKIISIENTKKITKVMEMIATSKMLKTKINMKNSSYYIKAIKKVIEHLLLGNLEYKHNYFKKKKKNNVGFIIISSDRGLCGSLNNLLFRKTLNKIKYLKKKNINSYISIIGLKGISFFKNLNYKIVSQCDNLNIKPNLIDLIGVIKSMLNLYDKNKIETLYLSYNKFYNTMKQKPKIIKLLPINIYSDNKKKNKNRWDYIYEGDSKFLLDTLLVRYIESQIYNCVLENIVSEQSSRMIAMKSATENSNNLIMELKLLYNKIRQTNITKELSEIVSGTFIY from the coding sequence ATGTCAAATATAAAAAACATTAGAAATAAAATTATTAGTATAGAAAATACTAAAAAAATAACCAAAGTTATGGAAATGATAGCTACTTCTAAAATGTTAAAAACTAAAATTAACATGAAAAATAGTAGCTATTATATTAAAGCTATAAAAAAAGTAATAGAACATCTTTTATTAGGTAATTTAGAATATAAACATAATTATTTTAAAAAAAAAAAAAAAAATAATGTTGGTTTTATAATTATTTCTAGTGATAGAGGTTTATGTGGTAGTTTAAATAATTTATTATTTAGAAAAACATTAAATAAAATAAAATATTTAAAAAAAAAAAATATTAATTCTTATATTTCAATAATAGGTTTAAAAGGAATATCTTTTTTTAAAAATTTAAATTATAAAATTGTTTCACAATGTGATAATTTAAATATTAAACCTAATTTAATAGATTTAATTGGTGTAATTAAATCTATGTTAAATTTATATGATAAAAATAAAATAGAAACATTATATTTATCATATAATAAATTTTATAATACAATGAAACAAAAACCTAAAATTATAAAATTACTTCCAATTAATATTTATTCCGATAATAAAAAAAAAAATAAAAATAGATGGGATTATATATATGAAGGTGATTCTAAATTTTTATTAGATACATTATTAGTTAGATATATTGAATCACAAATATATAATTGTGTTTTAGAAAATATTGTTAGTGAACAATCATCTCGTATGATAGCTATGAAATCAGCTACAGAAAATAGTAATAATTTAATTATGGAATTAAAATTATTATATAATAAAATTAGACAAACAAATATTACAAAAGAATTAAGTGAAATTGTTTCCGGTACATTTATTTATTAG
- the atpD gene encoding F0F1 ATP synthase subunit beta encodes MKLGKIIRIIGAIVDVEFNINYIPKIYNALQVKSNKNIILEVQQQLGGGIVRTIVMGSSDGLSRGMKIIDLKNPIKIPVGKKTLGRIMNVLGKPIDMKGKILSKEKWSIHRDSPSFKEQSQNQDILETGIKVIDLICPFAKGGKVGLFGGAGVGKTVNMMELIRNIAIEHSGYSVFTGVGERTREGNDFYNEMKESKVLDKVALVYGQMNEPPGNRLRVALTGLTIAEKFRDDGNNVLLFIDNIYRYTLAGTEVSALLGRIPSAVGYQPTLAEEMGILQERITSTKIGSITSIQAVYVPADDLTDPSPATTFTHLDSTITLSRNIASLGIYPAVDPLESSSRQLDPIIIGENHYNIACKVKSILQRYQELKDIIAILGIDELSEKDKNLVFRARKIQKFLSQPFFVAEVFSGIKGKYVSLKNTINGFKQIIDGNLDYIPENFFYMVGSIEEVINNFKNYKQ; translated from the coding sequence ATGAAACTTGGTAAAATTATAAGAATAATAGGAGCTATAGTAGATGTAGAATTTAATATAAATTATATACCAAAAATTTATAATGCTCTTCAAGTAAAAAGTAATAAAAATATAATATTAGAAGTACAACAACAATTAGGTGGAGGAATAGTAAGAACTATTGTAATGGGTTCTTCAGATGGATTAAGTAGAGGAATGAAAATTATAGACTTAAAAAACCCTATTAAAATTCCTGTAGGAAAAAAAACTTTAGGACGTATAATGAATGTATTGGGTAAACCTATAGATATGAAAGGAAAAATATTATCTAAAGAAAAGTGGTCAATACATAGAGATTCACCAAGTTTTAAGGAACAATCTCAAAATCAGGATATATTAGAAACAGGAATTAAGGTTATAGATCTAATATGTCCTTTTGCTAAAGGTGGTAAAGTAGGTTTATTCGGAGGAGCTGGTGTTGGTAAAACGGTTAATATGATGGAATTAATTCGTAATATTGCTATAGAACATTCTGGTTATTCTGTTTTTACAGGAGTAGGTGAACGTACTAGAGAAGGAAATGATTTTTATAATGAAATGAAAGAATCTAAAGTATTAGATAAAGTAGCTCTTGTGTATGGACAAATGAATGAACCACCAGGTAATAGATTAAGAGTTGCATTAACAGGATTAACTATAGCAGAAAAATTTCGTGATGATGGTAATAATGTTCTTTTATTTATAGATAATATATATAGATACACTTTAGCAGGTACTGAAGTTTCAGCATTATTAGGAAGAATACCATCAGCTGTAGGATATCAACCAACTTTAGCTGAAGAAATGGGTATTTTACAAGAAAGAATAACTTCTACGAAAATAGGTTCAATAACTTCTATACAAGCTGTTTATGTTCCAGCTGATGATTTAACTGATCCTTCTCCTGCTACTACTTTTACTCATTTAGATTCTACTATAACATTAAGTCGTAACATTGCTTCATTAGGTATATATCCTGCTGTTGATCCATTAGAATCTAGTAGTCGTCAATTAGATCCTATAATTATTGGTGAAAATCATTATAATATTGCTTGTAAAGTAAAATCAATTTTACAAAGATATCAAGAACTTAAAGATATTATAGCAATATTAGGTATAGATGAATTATCAGAAAAAGATAAAAATTTAGTTTTTAGAGCAAGAAAAATACAAAAATTTTTATCACAACCATTTTTTGTAGCAGAAGTTTTTAGTGGTATTAAAGGAAAATATGTATCTTTAAAAAATACAATTAATGGTTTTAAACAAATTATTGACGGAAATTTAGATTATATACCAGAAAATTTTTTCTATATGGTAGGTTCTATAGAAGAAGTTATTAATAATTTTAAAAATTATAAACAATAA
- a CDS encoding F0F1 ATP synthase subunit epsilon, which produces MKLYLLNVVSAKKKIFKDHIYKMTINGIEGELGIFYGHMALLTTIKPGKISIFKNKSKKNEYIYVSGGILEIQPKIVTVLADEAIRGNDIDEKLVLESKKRAEKNISKFPIGDINYIKNIVKLSKEMAKLNIIKLIKNKSL; this is translated from the coding sequence ATGAAATTATATTTATTAAATGTAGTAAGTGCAAAAAAAAAAATTTTTAAAGATCATATTTATAAAATGACGATAAATGGTATTGAAGGTGAGTTAGGAATATTTTATGGTCATATGGCTCTTTTAACAACTATTAAACCTGGTAAAATTTCAATATTTAAAAATAAATCAAAAAAAAATGAATACATTTATGTTTCTGGAGGTATTTTAGAAATACAACCTAAAATTGTAACTGTTCTTGCAGATGAAGCTATTAGAGGAAATGATATAGATGAAAAATTAGTATTAGAATCTAAAAAAAGAGCTGAAAAAAATATTAGTAAATTTCCAATTGGAGATATAAATTATATTAAAAATATAGTTAAATTATCTAAAGAAATGGCTAAATTAAATATAATAAAACTAATAAAAAATAAAAGTTTATAA
- the mnmE gene encoding tRNA uridine-5-carboxymethylaminomethyl(34) synthesis GTPase MnmE yields MKNIINKNFNNLDTIIAQVTPYGNSGVGIIRISGKKTEYISNKILNKIIKPRIANYLIFRDHKNNILDKGIAIFFKKPYSFTGEDILELHCHGNPISLISLMNYIINKFNIRFAKPGEFSYRAFLNNKIDLIQAESIMDLINSNSKFAVKSSINSLNGNLSLCINNIIKEIIKTRIYIETIINFSEYETEVIPIFKISNKLNKIIKIIKNICYESKLGKLKQHGIKIVILGKPNSGKSTIFNLITKKNISIVTNIPGTTRDIIRKNIYINGIPIQIIDTAGLRKSYDIIEKIGIEKTKKEINNADHLLLVIDSNISKNYKIKELFFNVYNKIDKNKITIIENKIDIKKKKADIIKNKKGYNIIKMSALTGLGKNILFNHLTKISYFNKDLSTIFINNKRHIKILKKTLEYIKQSKYLLDTGNYIDIIANKLNLAQKEISKITGNFTTKDLLKNIFSKFCIGK; encoded by the coding sequence ATGAAAAATATAATAAATAAAAATTTTAATAATTTAGATACTATTATAGCACAAGTTACACCATATGGTAATAGTGGTGTTGGTATTATTAGAATATCTGGTAAAAAAACTGAATATATTTCAAATAAAATTTTAAATAAAATAATAAAACCCCGTATAGCAAATTATTTAATTTTTAGAGATCATAAAAATAATATTTTAGATAAAGGTATAGCTATTTTTTTTAAAAAACCTTATTCTTTTACTGGCGAAGATATATTAGAATTACATTGTCATGGAAACCCAATTTCTTTAATATCATTGATGAATTATATTATTAATAAATTTAATATTCGTTTTGCTAAACCTGGAGAATTTTCATATAGAGCTTTTTTAAATAATAAAATAGATTTAATACAAGCTGAATCTATAATGGATTTAATAAATTCTAATTCAAAATTTGCAGTAAAATCTTCTATAAATTCTTTAAATGGTAACTTATCATTATGTATTAATAATATTATTAAAGAAATAATAAAAACAAGAATATATATAGAAACTATTATAAATTTTTCAGAATATGAGACTGAAGTTATTCCAATATTTAAAATTTCAAATAAATTAAATAAAATTATCAAAATTATAAAAAATATATGTTATGAATCAAAATTAGGTAAATTAAAACAACATGGTATTAAAATAGTTATTTTAGGAAAACCAAATTCTGGAAAATCTACTATATTTAATTTAATTACAAAAAAAAATATATCTATTGTAACTAATATTCCAGGAACAACAAGAGATATAATAAGAAAAAATATATATATTAATGGAATACCAATACAAATAATAGATACTGCTGGCTTAAGAAAATCTTATGATATTATAGAAAAAATAGGTATAGAAAAAACTAAAAAAGAAATAAATAATGCAGATCATTTATTATTAGTTATTGATAGTAATATTTCAAAAAATTACAAAATAAAAGAATTATTTTTTAATGTATATAATAAAATTGATAAAAATAAAATAACTATAATAGAAAATAAAATAGATATTAAAAAAAAAAAAGCAGACATTATAAAAAATAAAAAAGGATATAATATTATTAAAATGTCTGCTTTAACTGGTTTAGGAAAAAATATATTATTTAATCATTTAACAAAAATTTCATATTTTAATAAAGATTTATCTACAATATTTATAAATAATAAACGTCATATTAAAATATTAAAAAAAACATTAGAATATATAAAACAAAGTAAATATTTATTAGATACAGGAAATTATATTGATATTATTGCTAATAAGTTAAATTTAGCACAAAAAGAAATTAGTAAAATAACAGGAAATTTTACAACAAAAGATCTTTTAAAAAATATATTTTCTAAATTTTGTATTGGTAAATAA